The following are encoded in a window of Euwallacea fornicatus isolate EFF26 chromosome 21, ASM4011564v1, whole genome shotgun sequence genomic DNA:
- the LOC136345719 gene encoding bombyxin B-3-like, whose translation MNLQTPTWVAVGMLVYAIWACGGAPTDGGMKTTTDPSSEIRKVYCGRHLMDTLTTVCQGNYHTVRPVTISRRSRTTSTHKKYAVTNHLLQSLPQTTPLDGKLRRRRGVYNECCERACTFEVLRTYCGEPSTASSTTSTVSTSK comes from the exons ATGAATCTTCAAACCCCCACCTGGGTAGCCGTTGGTATGCTGGTGTACGCGATTTGGGCCTGCGGGGGGGCGCCTACAGACGGGGGAATGAAAACGACCACCGATCCCTCGTCGGAAATTCGAAAAGTTTACTGCGGACGGCATTTAATGGATACGTTGACGACTGTGTGCCAAGGGAACTACCATACAGTGCGACCAG TGACCATTTCTCGGCGCTCCAGGACCACATCAACTCACAAAAAATACGCCGTAACAAACCATCTACTCCAATCCCTCCCCCAAACCACCCCGTTAGATGGCAAACTCAGAAGGAGGAGGGGGGTGTATAATGAATGTTGTGAACGGGCTTGCACCTTTGAAGTGCTGAGGACCTACTGTGGTGAACCCTCCACAGCCTCATCGACGACCTCAACAGTTTCAACATCCAAATGA